Part of the Streptomyces sp. NBC_01460 genome, AGGTTGACCTCCTGGTAGATGGTGGAGATTCCGGCCTGCTGCGCCTCGAACGGCCGGGCGAACCGGACGGGTTCACCCGTCATCCGCAGTTCGCCCCCGTCCGGCCGGTACACACCGGTCAGCACCTTGATGAGGGTGGACTTGCCCGCGCCGTTCTCCCCGACCAGGGCGTGGGTCTCCCCCGCGCGCAGGGAGAAGCTGACGTCGTCGAGGGCGACGACGCCGGGGAACCGTTTGCTCACCGAGCGGGCTTCGAGCACGGCGGAGGCCGTCGGCACGGCCGCCTCCGGTGCCTGAGGTACTGCTTCGGGTGGTGCCATGGGTGTTCTTGGCCTTCCGCTGTCCAAGGAGGAGGGCCCGGGGGCCGCCGTGGCCCGGTGAGGGTGCCGCGGCGGCCGGGGCCGTTGGGTTCAGGAGCGGATCAGTACGCCCCGCCGAGCGATGCCTTGGCGTTGGTCTCGTCGTAGGCGCGGTCGCTGATGATGACGTTCTCGGGGATCTCCTCGCCGCCGTAGAACTTCTGGGCGGTCGCGAAGGCCAGCGGTCCGAAGCGCGGGTTGGACTCGATGACGGCGTTGTACTCGCCGTTGACCAGGGCCTGCACGGCGTTGCGGGTGCCGTCGACCGAGACGATCTTGACGTCCTTGCCGGGCTTCTTGCCGGCGGCCTTCAGCGCGGTGACGGCGCCGAGGCCCATCTCGTCGTTCTCGGCGTAGACGGCGGTGATGTCGGGCTTGGACTGGATCAACTGCTCCATGACCTGCTGGCCCTTGTCACGGGCGAACTCGCCGGTCTGCTGGGCGACGATCTCGATGCCGGGGGCCTCGGCCTTGATCTGGTCGACGAAGCCCTTGGTCCGGTCGGTGGTCACGTTGTTGCCGGAGGCACCGAGCAGGATCGCGACCTTGCCCTTGCCGTCGGTCGCCTTGATCATCGCGTCGGCGGCCCGCTTGCCCTGCTCGACGAAGTCGGAGCCGAGGAAGGCCACGTAGTCCTTGCAGGCCTCGGAGTTGACCTTGCGGTCGATGGTGAGGACGGGCACCTTCTTCGCCGCCGCGGCCTTGAGCGCCGGCTCCAGGCCGTCGGAGTTCAGCGGGGCGATGATGAGGAACTGGGCACCCTGCGACAGCATGTCCTGGATGTCGCTGATCTGCTTGGAGAGCTGCGACTGCGCGTTGGTGGTGAGCAGCTTCTTGACGCCGACCTTGGCGGCCTCGTCCTTGATGGACTGGGTCTCCGCGATACGGAACGGGTTGGCCTCCTTCTCCGACTGGGAGAAGCCGACCACCGCGTCCTTGAGGTCGATCTTGGGCGCGCCGTA contains:
- a CDS encoding ABC transporter substrate-binding protein: MMTQRRSRTLAAACLLAATATLAVSGCSKSETSDNAGGDSSQGAQAAKSPEAASGPGCSLQTYGAPKIDLKDAVVGFSQSEKEANPFRIAETQSIKDEAAKVGVKKLLTTNAQSQLSKQISDIQDMLSQGAQFLIIAPLNSDGLEPALKAAAAKKVPVLTIDRKVNSEACKDYVAFLGSDFVEQGKRAADAMIKATDGKGKVAILLGASGNNVTTDRTKGFVDQIKAEAPGIEIVAQQTGEFARDKGQQVMEQLIQSKPDITAVYAENDEMGLGAVTALKAAGKKPGKDVKIVSVDGTRNAVQALVNGEYNAVIESNPRFGPLAFATAQKFYGGEEIPENVIISDRAYDETNAKASLGGAY